From the Mya arenaria isolate MELC-2E11 chromosome 17, ASM2691426v1 genome, the window acaattaaaaaagaagcCCCCAAGTTGGGGAGGTATCGGGGTCGTACTTACGCTCAATCCAAGTGCGGCAAATACTGGTACAGCAAGGATACCGCTCGTCATGGAGGGGCAGCATTTAAGCGCTATCGAGACACGAGAAGTTCGCTCGAGTTCCTCGATTCACTTGACAGTAAGCTGGATCCTATGTCCGCCAAACACGAGTCCAGAGAGGGAACAACGATCAAGAAGTCGGAGATGACTGGCATCTAAAGAGTGCCAGACAAAATGAACTGTAACACGTTTATCTTGAAGAATTTAAAATCAGTTATTTTGCAACATAATCACATATTGAAATTTTCCTTTCTGTGTTAAATTTCCGTTGGGTTTTGGTCACAGTGTATGCCAGagttgtattgttttttatctatacatttttaacatacattttggATAACTATgaaatttaaagggactcgctcaacTCTTGAcccaaaaataagttttcccgataatgcatctgaaaactcctattttatcattattttactctatgacatcgaaatttcaaaaaatataataagaatataaaaactATTGTGGATTTACCTACGCCGGTAAAGTGAAGAAACAGTTAGATAACTGCAGCTGtaaccactaggccacaagGACTTTAAAGACAGATATGGATATTTTGACGTTagaacaatacattgataacatcacgtgataatctCAACCAACCAATCACGCAATAACGAAATCGTTGAAAGCCGTAGGTTaatgctaatgaaaattgtggtatTCAAACGATATGCAAATGTCAaaatttgctgaagggttccagctgtcagaTATTAGTTTTAAGTAACACGTCTAATGACTTGCAACACTTTTCGTCAGAAagaaatagtgcattttacaaaccatgggcgagtccctttaagtagTTAATACCCATATATCTCATCGCATACTAGCAGGCCCTCTACTAACAATATAACAAACGTTTCAATACTGCactcataattattattcatgtGTATAATTCGTTTTTCTTTCTTGGTTTAATTAATTGCTGTTTATCAAGGTCATGAAATGTTGGGGTTTTACTGGGATTATGGACTATACTATTCTTTactcatatatatgtatgctatTATTACCTTATTATACTTAGATGAATATTGTTTACTTTATTACTGTGTATGCATATATTGATATGTGTTTGCCATTGTTTATGtgcatttaaagatgcactcttactaccagataagatttaccacaattaataattgttttattattccaaaaaggatgaataaatgtcgaaaacaatggttcttatgaaggataccgagtttattctgaaagaaatgagcataaaacgcGGTATTTCTACCcaatgagactatagtagaccaaactaaatattttagcattcaccaatcatttaatatttttgagatttctgctattaaatacacggttacaatcttgttatcagtagttaactttttcaataaatgcattatttagtaagtagttaaaggttatcagtcaaaattgatgtttgttatacatgtgtttgtatagattttgaataagagagtcACTTTAAATAATCAGCCAATGTCATGTCGCTTCAACCTTCTATTAAACacaagaaaataactttttatataattaaaattatcaaatacattataagtatatttataatataatcataataCAATTTGAGCGTGCAGAAACATTATGCGAAAACAAATGTGAACGACCACGGTGAAAGCTTAAGCCCACCATACACCAttaacctacatttacagccaatggaATTGCAGACAGACAATAATTAAGTACTAAGTATTAAGATTTTCAATTTAACGGGTgcttaaaggtccgcctacagCCAcccatccgatacacactccctgcgtcagaatTTGCGTTCACAATGTTTCAACCAATGAGGTTGTCAGTTAGGAAGTCAGTTAAATGAactgaagtaaaatcttaatgattacgAAGGGGCTCATTTGTTTCACTCTCTTCGCCCTTCCTTAATCTTTAAGAATTAACTTCATGGCGTCTAATTATAACTAAGTTTTAATCGAGGCCGCCTTGGCTTTAAGGTTGGTTAAGAATCAGCATCCCGGTAAGCTAAATTGGTAAGAGTGCCGTGCGTGCTTGTGTTCCGACGGTAGTGGCTTCGAGCCCCACACTGGACGCACTTATctgcaaacattacttaaagGATGACAGCGGTAAACGGTAGAAGTGCCTCAGTTAATTGGGGGAGGAGTGTAGTTCTGTATGGGTAAGAAGCAGCCGTACGTAAAGCTCAGTTTGTTAGAGCGCCATTGCTAGTGTTACGGTGCTCGACGGTTcgatatttatgcgaaaagctacagaaacaagctaagtagcaaaaagtttaaccataaacccgatttaatggcactgggtaaacgccaaagacatagaacataaaatcacaaacaagaaacctggaagaacagcacaaaactccacaagcagcaacTCCACAACTCGAGCCCAACACCGGGCGCAGTTTTCCTCCCAAGTTGACTTTGTGTTGGCTTTTTCCTAAAAATCATTCTCGGCACCCAGCGTGTTCATACCGGTAACCTTTATCAAGTAAGTTATGAATACGCTGGAGTGCCGAGGATGCTAAAAATCGACACACTGATGTATAGACAGTGGAAATGTTTACCTACGATTTACATGTTCCTTCTAGAACTCGTAAATAAATTATCTAATTCACCCACCgtgactgtacatgtatgtcaccATTGAAAGTAACAATTCGGACGCCATTGTGACGTTTGCTGTGACGTCATAACGTCACGAAGTTTTGTCATAGCAACTTTAGACGTCATTCATTAGTTTGTTTCATTTGCAAGTTGAACGCATctttacattttcttattttcccAAACACATTTCAATCTCAATTTGATTTAGAATTGAACTAGGCCTTAACTGATTTGGAAAGGAGTGAGCGCTGTGTGACAAGTTCCGGGAAGCAGGATAAGATAAATAACTTAAATCCAATCGTTATAGTTTTCGGTCCACTTGCGAGGAAAAGAATAATCCGCTATGACGAACGTTTTCACCCGGAAGTACCACCGTCCAAGGACGACTACTCGGGTCGACTTCCGCGATTTTAAGGGCGTGCGGAGCAGGCCAGAGTTGCGGGTCCTGTCGCCTACGCGCCGAGGGAATCCACATCCGGTCGGTCTCAACCATCAGAATATCCCCAGCACCTCGGTAAGtatattatttctgttttgCATCCTATTTTTTCTAGAAATAGTGTACATATGAGAGAAATGAATCAATAAACGTTCGCTCAACATGCGGCTCGAACACGCCACCACATGCATGAGTCAAACGTGCAAGAGCTTGCCAATGGTTGAGGATGAAATCCCACTACCCATCCCCCACCCCCGCCATTGCGTGccatgttgttgatgttttttcaaCCAGAATACGGCTTTAGAATGACTAATCAACTATTTTGCTAGTTTGCATACCGAATATTGTTTTGGGTTCCTGCCTACCACACATTTAGTCCTAATTAAATATCGCACGTACCAAATGGGGGTGGGGTCAACCGCATGCCCCGCCAGGGACAGTAGGTATAAATACTGAGTTAAGACTTAACATCAAACAAAAGACATACTATTCGTTAACAACGTTTTTGGTAATAAATTTGGTTATAGACAAatttgtatgatatatattttatgtatgatatatgtttaatattccaaaaaggatgaataaatgtcgaaaacaatggttcttatgaaggaagccgagttaaatttgaaagaaatgtgcaataAACACGGTAGTTCTACCTTACGGCTGACGAGACTATCAGTGACAGTATAtcattttagcattcaccaatcatgtACAAAAATCGGTTGTTCTTTTATGAAATACAGTGTtacaaaattgttattattaaaaaaaatattttccataaatgcattatttagtaagtagtttatcAGTTAacgttaatgtttgttatacatgtgtatgtattgatttcgaataagggtgtcactttaaagtattgaatatcTGAAACACCAATGGCCATTTACATCATGACAAACAGACTGATCAGTTTCccgtttaaatatgttaaagagAAAACcattaatatcaaaacaaaagcggaaatataaaattaagtggtttctttcatatatttcatacatgtttCACAGGACTGTTTATACCATTCATTTCAGTCATACCTAATTTGGAACCCAGATTTAGACCGGAAGTCACAGCGATACCCATCTATGGTGCACCATATAGGTCAGTattaatctaaaaataaattgctttttaacAGGCTCATTATatatcagtaatattttttagttgtaaaaacggtatatctcatctgtgagagtgcagcttttattaatattggaaagttaacaacaatgacggtaacaacgttgttaacttttacaatCTTCTGAACAATCGTCCTGTATTTTAGGCTGGCGGCCTTTAGCtacatgtaaatattatgttatgttatgctaTTTTTGTCTTGTTCCAATTATATGCATCTTTTAAAACAGGTCTTGTGAATTTTTCCTGCAAGCACCAAGAAAAATACGACTACGTCAAGAAACCTGGCATATTACCAAACATCCGGTTTACGGAAAATACGATTAAGCGCGAGAGTTACGTCGACCCGTCACGCTTCCCTGAGTTGGCGCCACATTATAGCGCGACTCGCGTCAGCCACAGGCCAGATACGAAACCTGTTAGAGGGATAGGTGAGAATAAGACCCGATATCATTATTAGATAACAAAAAATGGACGTCTGtatgtctgcctgtctgtctgtcatgttgcctgtctgtgtgtctgcctgtgtgtctgtctgtgtgtcggACGGACGGATCCGTCGATCCGTCCGTCAATCGGGtgtttaggggggggggggtcattaGGATTTGGAGATTATTTAGgatttatgttttctattaaaaaaataacatgtataaaatacacgttttatgggattttttaagaagaaaaaaaaacattaacattattttggaaaacccGTCCGTCCCTCCGCACACACAATGGGTACATAGTGGGTATTTATTCCGTCATTATAAATTTGTTAGGTAGCGCTTTAAAGCAagtgtgcaccagatgatcaatttgcaagaaaaaaagataaatgtcgaaaaatgtcataaacttggtattaatgtgtacaatgcattgaaacttactaactgaagtaccacatagtttacaatttcaGCAGTTATTTCGTTTTTCGTTATTTTTCCCCATTTACCttcatttttcttaatatttcgGTATTTTCTGTTTACCCTCTCCTTTCCTCTGTTCAATTTCTTTTCCTTCAAGTACCTTCTCCTTTccttattttctttcttttctttctttttttctgtctttaaattaaaagtttaattgaatACTTCTTTTCATTTACAGTTCCTAATCTGGTTGTCGCAGAATACGTTCCAATTCAGTATtagccttttcattttttatttcattgtttccgaattaaaataaaaataaacaataccatCGTTTATCcaatacaattattaaatggttgcacaatttttcattttttttttcatctttccTATCATTTGGTTATTTCCTTCTAAAATTTCCTTCTACCTTTCTTTTATGtcaatttaacatttcattccACCTTTCTTTCCTTTCTGTCCTTCAACCATCTTTTTCTTACATTTTCTTTGACCTATCTTTCTTTTCCTTCGTAGATGTCTTTCCACCTTTCTTTCCTTCCCTTCTTACATTTCCTTCCATCTTTATTTCCTTTCCTTCTTTCATTTCCTTCCACCTTTCTTTCCTTTCCTTCTTACATTTTCTTCGACCTTTCTTTCCATTCCTTCTTACATTTCCTTCCACCTTTATTTcctttcatttttacatttccTTCGACCTTTATTTACTTTCCTTCTTACATTTCCTTCCACCTTTCTTTCATTTCCTTCTTACATTTCCTTCCACCTTTCTTTCCATTCCTTCTTACATTTCCTTCGACCTTTATTTCCTTTCCTTCTTACATTTCCTTCCACCTTTATTTCCTTTCCTTTTTACATTTCCTTCGACCTTTATTTACTTTCCTTCTTACATTTCCTTCCACCTTTATTTCCTTTCCTTCTTACATTTCCTTCGACCTTTATTTACTTTCCTTCTTACATTTCCTTCCACCTTTCTTTCATTTCCTTCTTACATTTCCTTCCACCTTTCTTTCCATTCCTTCTTACATTTCCTTCGACCTTTATTTACTTTCCTTCTTACATTTCCTTCCACCTTTATTTCCTTTCCTTTTTACATTTCCTTCGACCTTTATTTACTTTCATTCTTACATTTCCTTCCTCCTTTATTTCCTTTCCTTTTTACATTTCCTTCGACCTTTATTTCCTTTCCTTCTTACTTTTCCTTCCACCTTTATTTCCTACCCTTCTTACATTTCCGCCTTCTTTCATTTCATTCCAGTTTTATTTCCTTCCCTTCTTTCATTTCATTCCAGTTTTATTTCCTTCCCTTCTTTCATTTCATTCCAGTTTTATTTCCTACCCTTCTTTAATTAAGATGTCCTAACACCGTCCTTTCCTTTCTTTCTTATATTTTCTTCCACCTGTCTTTCCTTCCCTTCTTACATTTATTCCtacttttttttcttcctgTTTAACATTACCGCCATTTCTTCATATCTTCAATCAATGGTTCATTCCCCATTACTTTAATAATTACATCTTGCACATGTTAATTAAAGGTCTTAAATTTCTGACAGTAATTTTATAGTTtgcattttaagtaaaaaatattgggtacaaaaataatatttctatataaaaatgatatttcgtACAATAGTTTGCATACAATTGAAGTAATAAAGAGGATCGCAGTTATTTTATCTGTTCAGAAGTTCAACGATTTCTGATGGATTTCTGATCGAATACATCGATATAGCATGCCTTTGACTGATGATATTTTAAGGTATTTGGTGTATAATTAAGCTTGTCATTTCAAATATTCCATGATCTTTTTTATCAAGTACATCGATATAGCATGTCTTTAATTCATGATCTTTTAAGGTATAAAGAGTATAAAAGCTTGACAATGTCATTTCAAATTTACGGTGATTTTAGAGAAATCAAATACATCGATATAGCATGCTTTTAATACCTTACCCTTTACGGTATCGGAAACCATTGGCCATTATCGAACAGTCATTCCCGAAGCTTGCCAAAgttggccgagttgttacgattggtaTCCGGAGTTctaattaataatattgctaTTTCATCGAACCATTGGAGAAATTTGGATACCTGGTGACCAAAAAGATAGTATTGCTTGCTGATCATGAATATGCCACTGTATTATCTTTTTTGCCTTGCTATTTAAATAAACCATCAAAGAAATTACTACAGAGTTGCAATGTACTTGATACATGAATTATGCAGATATATGGATTCAGGTATTAATCCATACTTTCAACTTGAGGTAGGTGTTAAGTCTGCCTAGTGTCCGTATACAGTCAAATACTGTCTTTATTTATTGTGtaacttaagttttgttttcgATTAAGTACCAATATCtaaaagataataaacataTGAAGACAACGTCTCATAGCAGACACCATAAATGATCTCTGTTCTCATTTccaatatttgtaaatattcatgtctgcatttgtttaatatgtcaCTGAAAAgtggaaataaacaatatatacgaCACAATCATCTTACGAATTGTTTGCGCACTTAaccaattaaaacatttactggGTTTGTATACCACGTAAATCACAATTAAtctaaaaatagcgtcggtggTCGGTGTATGTatcaggggccgtattcaataaagcatcttattaacaattttcaacttagtgtAAAATGATTGTATGTAATTTTATAGTCGGTATAATTTTAACGTATGTTTATACAAACCTAAAAATCTGTTCAGATTATGCAAACATTACATAAGGCGTCCAAACTTATAAGTCTATATTAGAGTTCAATTTTAGCGATGTACATACTATAGAGCGGGCGTACCCCGACCGCCAAGGTAGCCCGCTCTTTGTTTTTAGATTGCCAAAATTGGATCAAAACTTACTTGGTGT encodes:
- the LOC128223203 gene encoding uncharacterized protein LOC128223203, with the protein product MTNVFTRKYHRPRTTTRVDFRDFKGVRSRPELRVLSPTRRGNPHPVGLNHQNIPSTSSYLIWNPDLDRKSQRYPSMVHHIGLVNFSCKHQEKYDYVKKPGILPNIRFTENTIKRESYVDPSRFPELAPHYSATRVSHRPDTKPVRGIVPNLVVAEYVPIQY